A single Oleidesulfovibrio alaskensis DSM 16109 DNA region contains:
- a CDS encoding GyrI-like domain-containing protein produces the protein MDIRVVMLSAFTVAGIRAYGPYSVSAPEAWNTLAPWLARMEKSGAELSYWGIMHDDIHITQPEKIRYDAMVAVPADLRLDGSVFARRMDACEYAMAEHKGPYHEVQAIWLSLFWDWLPFSGRCPATLPCLEQYMGNPVRTPSALLTTRLYLPLAPL, from the coding sequence ATGGATATACGTGTTGTCATGCTGAGCGCCTTCACTGTTGCGGGTATCCGCGCGTACGGGCCGTACAGTGTTTCAGCGCCGGAAGCGTGGAATACGCTGGCCCCGTGGCTGGCGCGCATGGAAAAATCCGGCGCGGAGCTAAGCTACTGGGGTATCATGCATGACGATATTCATATCACACAGCCCGAAAAAATACGGTATGATGCCATGGTGGCCGTGCCTGCCGACCTGCGGCTGGACGGCAGCGTGTTTGCCCGGCGCATGGATGCGTGCGAGTACGCCATGGCCGAACATAAAGGCCCTTACCATGAAGTGCAGGCCATATGGCTCAGTCTGTTCTGGGACTGGCTGCCCTTCAGCGGCCGGTGCCCCGCAACCCTGCCCTGTCTGGAACAATACATGGGCAACCCGGTGCGCACCCCTTCGGCACTGCTGACAACACGCCTGTACCTGCCTCTTGCCCCTTTGTAG